A single genomic interval of Clostridium facile harbors:
- a CDS encoding family 78 glycoside hydrolase catalytic domain codes for MKKKNRILALILAVAMALSIVMPTNIFAAEQDTTIIEMKTNDLVDPMGIDTPNPVFSWKMDSTITGQKQTAYQILVAKDKDLKESVWDSEKQETSQSVGIQYAGEPLENSTTYYWQVTVWNKDGKSIASDVATFEVGLMGEDAWDGSRWIQMGTSTEPPEIVGKTNYTIEFDVQVDNTAVGFLLEAKDTSNYLMWQFNISSGKMMLNPHTKIGGNYNGFKSVDISSGVKGEITDVQHVKLEVNEDIGITTYLNGTKVDVTELSQLGGIGFNGTIGKIGFRTSSKEIGWLDNIVLTDYSEDENGVVVKNYHFDNGENPFTAGSIQDGRLNTGLNADCLEKGEEQPPLDDKTHYTVDVDMTCETYAVSAIFNAVDQSNFYMWQLNTKDQEGKVILKPHTWKNGAYATYNSQNVDVTDAVGGVENFKTTPAHMHLDVNGTRIETYINDTLVSTFMIGSTSDQSTTGIPVKAGYLGVRSSVTDGVAEYGTVDNFKLTDYTDNEQGTVLYNYTFENGENPFGKGEIKDGVFVVTKVDILLPIEAQNNGAQTFRKQFNVKDDLVSAKLYTTGLGVYDVHLNGERVGQVMDDGSVVYDELKPGYTAVGDRVLYNTYDVTSMVQSGGDNTITANVTSGWWNGRIANSGRNNGFRAKMLLTYSDGHTEVMGTDQTWRTAYAGPVISADIYEGETYDANADLSYRENGFDDSNWNYADICTAFRGEISAQAGDSVRVRTDLELHPKEITVYHGVVDENENQYGRINVTGNYQDGESFTLKAGETAVFDLGQNFAGRPVIQVEGPKDTTVTIRHGEMLNDNDGLKSRGNDGPEGSIYTANLRTAPATAHYIMNGNGVETYFSTHTFYGFRYVEVTATSEITIHNLKGEVLTSVKTDTGKLSTSDEDVNQLISNTVWGQYSNYLSVPTDCPQRDERQGWTADTQVFSTAAAYNAESKAFLQKWMRDMRDDQASNGAYPDTAPGGGSGQLGWSDAGIIVPYNMYKMYGDKTFIEENYASMQKYIDVYLASTNKKGAGHAYGDWLAYESNDDDMKSLLGIAFYAWDAQMMAEMAEVMGKPEDVAKYQQIYEIEKEYFQQQYVNEDGSLKRGEQTACLYALYLDLLPNEDSFETVKQQLMDNISRNGNKLQTGFLGTAIIMQTLSKIGADDVAYQLLLQHGNPSWLYSVDQGATTMWERWNSYTKETGFGDVSMNSFNHYAYGAVAEWMYGYMAGILYDFDQPGFQHIILQPTPDQSLDFVNGEYNSAYGKIISNWKYEGNTWSYEAVVPANTTATIYLPVEDGKPFTVNGKTPEDVTVETDGLAYKGMEDGKAVFEAVAGSYSFQTEVTEYCYVTIGNADETVPNQISVNGGIQQSLPLAIKATVGETITLEAKPINDVDYQFVGWSGDVSSNESKITVTPTADMALTVSNTWIGNENLALNSKVDSNCSWTVSTWAPEYLVDGILTSNGEHSGFTSGQTSTDMVDYWIELDLGADVEMNRIHLYPRSDVKSNSGGTPSFPRDFSIQIKADGASEYTTVAEYTDYQAPQGKPAVFEFDLTNARYIRLRVTRLGDPPAGETNYLQLAEMGVYHTTATSVDKTALENLYNSLKDTDLSQYKDGSAKDTFKAELEKAATLLGSDTATQDEINNAVTSLQAAFDALEKKPVDKHILQYVIEQAIAKKDTDEYKNVIPAVKESYDKALEEAQAVYNDPNASQEEVNQAYAEMIKQIQNLNKQAGDKTELQALYDQVKDTDLDQYLDGETKENFKTALEAAKDVLDDENALVKDVETAYNNLKASYEALEKKPIGEVDKTILEKVIAEANRLKGTDEYKNAIPSVQQSFDKALEEAQNVYDNPSATQEEVNTAWQTLLKEIHKLGFQKGDKTALQELYNQVKDTDLSQYRDGAAKENFKTALANAETVLADEEAMQKEIDKAYNDLKAAYEALEKLADKSQLKELLDECAGYQKEEYTPATWEVFAGIQEKAQEVYENANASQEEINAAIDELLSGMLQLRFKADKSILETVIKVAGEIDGSSYTAESYGILQAAVAEANEVMADENASQEEVDAAATKVQEAMKGLVTVETPAENNHADGTQTGQESTIPKANAAKTGDFAPIAGLLILAMATGSVIAAKKRK; via the coding sequence TTGAAAAAGAAAAATCGTATCCTGGCGCTGATTTTGGCAGTTGCAATGGCGCTTAGTATTGTTATGCCAACAAATATTTTTGCGGCGGAACAGGATACCACAATCATTGAGATGAAAACAAACGACCTGGTAGATCCAATGGGGATTGATACTCCAAATCCAGTATTCAGTTGGAAAATGGATTCTACTATAACAGGCCAGAAACAAACAGCGTACCAAATTCTTGTGGCAAAAGATAAGGATTTGAAAGAGAGCGTATGGGATTCTGAAAAACAGGAAACCAGCCAATCGGTAGGCATCCAATACGCAGGGGAACCTTTGGAAAACTCCACAACCTATTATTGGCAGGTAACAGTTTGGAATAAAGATGGCAAGTCCATTGCATCCGATGTTGCTACCTTTGAAGTAGGGTTAATGGGAGAAGATGCCTGGGATGGTTCTAGATGGATTCAGATGGGCACTTCCACAGAACCACCGGAAATAGTAGGTAAGACAAACTATACCATCGAGTTTGATGTACAAGTGGACAATACCGCTGTTGGGTTCTTGTTAGAAGCAAAGGATACCAGCAACTATCTCATGTGGCAATTCAATATTTCCAGCGGGAAAATGATGTTGAACCCTCACACGAAAATTGGCGGAAACTACAATGGTTTTAAATCTGTAGATATTTCCAGTGGGGTGAAAGGTGAAATCACCGATGTCCAGCATGTGAAACTGGAAGTGAATGAAGACATTGGTATCACCACTTATTTAAATGGCACGAAAGTGGATGTTACAGAACTATCCCAACTGGGGGGCATCGGTTTCAATGGAACAATCGGAAAAATAGGATTTCGTACTTCCAGCAAGGAAATAGGCTGGCTGGACAATATCGTTTTGACTGATTATTCGGAAGATGAGAACGGTGTTGTAGTAAAAAACTATCATTTTGACAATGGCGAAAATCCGTTTACCGCTGGTTCTATCCAGGATGGCCGCCTGAATACCGGGTTAAATGCTGACTGCCTGGAAAAAGGCGAGGAACAACCTCCATTGGATGATAAAACCCACTATACCGTGGATGTGGACATGACCTGTGAAACTTATGCGGTTAGCGCAATTTTCAATGCGGTTGACCAGTCTAATTTTTACATGTGGCAGTTGAATACGAAAGACCAGGAAGGTAAGGTCATTTTAAAACCACATACCTGGAAAAATGGAGCGTATGCTACTTATAATTCCCAAAATGTAGATGTTACAGATGCGGTTGGCGGCGTAGAGAATTTTAAAACAACACCAGCCCATATGCATCTGGATGTCAACGGTACTAGGATTGAAACCTACATCAATGATACTTTAGTAAGTACTTTTATGATTGGTTCCACCAGCGACCAGAGCACCACAGGTATTCCTGTAAAGGCAGGTTATTTGGGGGTTCGCTCCAGTGTAACCGACGGCGTTGCCGAATATGGTACAGTAGATAACTTTAAGTTAACAGATTATACAGATAACGAACAAGGTACTGTATTATACAACTATACCTTTGAAAATGGGGAAAACCCATTTGGGAAAGGGGAAATCAAAGACGGCGTCTTTGTTGTAACGAAAGTAGATATTTTGTTGCCAATTGAGGCACAAAATAATGGCGCGCAAACATTCCGGAAACAGTTTAATGTAAAAGACGATTTGGTTTCTGCGAAGCTGTATACCACTGGTTTGGGCGTTTATGACGTCCATCTTAACGGGGAACGGGTTGGTCAGGTAATGGACGATGGTTCTGTGGTATATGATGAGTTAAAACCAGGCTATACCGCTGTAGGAGACCGTGTGTTGTACAATACTTATGATGTTACCTCTATGGTTCAGTCTGGTGGGGACAACACCATTACAGCGAATGTAACTTCTGGTTGGTGGAATGGCCGTATCGCGAATAGTGGAAGGAATAATGGATTCCGTGCGAAAATGCTGTTGACCTACAGCGATGGCCATACCGAAGTGATGGGTACAGACCAAACCTGGAGAACCGCTTATGCTGGTCCAGTGATCAGCGCGGATATTTACGAAGGCGAAACTTACGATGCCAACGCAGATTTATCCTACCGTGAAAACGGCTTTGATGATTCCAACTGGAACTATGCGGATATTTGTACCGCGTTTCGAGGGGAAATTTCCGCACAAGCGGGAGATTCTGTACGGGTACGTACCGATTTGGAACTGCATCCAAAAGAAATCACAGTTTATCATGGTGTAGTAGACGAAAATGAAAACCAGTATGGCCGCATCAACGTAACAGGCAATTATCAGGATGGGGAATCCTTTACCTTAAAAGCAGGTGAAACCGCGGTATTTGATTTAGGGCAGAACTTTGCTGGACGTCCAGTAATCCAGGTAGAAGGACCAAAAGATACTACAGTAACCATCCGCCACGGGGAAATGCTCAACGATAACGATGGCTTAAAATCCCGTGGAAATGATGGACCAGAAGGCAGTATTTACACCGCTAACCTGCGTACAGCACCAGCTACCGCCCATTATATTATGAATGGGAATGGTGTTGAAACCTATTTCTCCACCCATACTTTCTATGGATTCCGTTATGTGGAAGTTACTGCAACCAGTGAGATTACCATCCACAACTTAAAAGGTGAGGTTTTAACCTCTGTAAAAACAGATACAGGAAAACTTTCTACTTCAGATGAGGATGTAAACCAGTTAATCAGCAATACCGTATGGGGCCAGTACAGCAACTACCTGTCTGTTCCAACTGACTGCCCACAGCGTGATGAACGCCAGGGTTGGACTGCTGATACCCAAGTATTCTCCACAGCAGCTGCTTATAACGCAGAATCCAAAGCATTCCTGCAAAAATGGATGCGGGATATGAGGGACGATCAGGCAAGTAATGGAGCCTACCCAGATACTGCCCCTGGCGGAGGGTCTGGCCAATTAGGTTGGTCTGATGCCGGTATTATTGTACCTTATAACATGTACAAAATGTATGGGGACAAAACCTTTATTGAGGAAAACTATGCTTCTATGCAGAAATACATAGATGTATACCTAGCGTCCACCAATAAAAAAGGCGCGGGCCACGCTTATGGCGACTGGCTGGCTTATGAAAGCAATGACGATGATATGAAATCCTTGTTAGGAATTGCTTTCTACGCTTGGGATGCCCAGATGATGGCAGAAATGGCCGAAGTGATGGGTAAACCGGAAGACGTGGCAAAATACCAGCAGATTTATGAAATCGAAAAAGAGTACTTCCAGCAGCAATATGTCAACGAGGATGGTTCCTTAAAACGTGGGGAACAAACAGCATGTCTGTATGCCTTATACCTTGACCTGTTGCCAAATGAGGATTCGTTTGAAACAGTGAAACAGCAATTGATGGATAACATTAGCAGAAATGGAAACAAACTGCAAACCGGTTTCCTGGGCACTGCTATTATCATGCAGACTCTGAGCAAAATCGGCGCGGATGATGTTGCTTACCAACTGTTGTTACAGCATGGCAATCCATCTTGGCTGTACTCTGTTGACCAGGGCGCAACCACCATGTGGGAAAGATGGAATTCTTATACCAAAGAGACCGGTTTTGGCGATGTTAGTATGAACTCCTTTAACCATTACGCTTATGGTGCGGTGGCAGAATGGATGTACGGTTACATGGCTGGTATTCTGTATGATTTTGACCAGCCTGGATTCCAGCATATCATTTTACAGCCAACCCCTGACCAGTCACTGGATTTTGTCAACGGCGAATACAACTCCGCTTATGGTAAAATTATCAGCAATTGGAAATATGAAGGCAATACTTGGTCTTATGAAGCAGTTGTTCCAGCAAACACCACTGCGACCATTTACCTGCCCGTAGAGGATGGCAAACCATTCACTGTAAACGGAAAAACTCCAGAAGATGTAACCGTTGAAACAGACGGTTTAGCGTATAAAGGTATGGAAGATGGCAAAGCAGTCTTTGAAGCGGTTGCAGGTTCCTATTCCTTCCAAACAGAAGTAACAGAATATTGCTATGTTACCATTGGAAATGCAGACGAAACGGTACCAAACCAGATTTCTGTCAATGGCGGCATCCAGCAAAGCCTGCCTCTTGCCATAAAAGCTACTGTTGGCGAGACCATTACGCTGGAAGCAAAACCAATCAATGATGTGGATTATCAGTTTGTGGGATGGTCCGGCGATGTTTCGTCTAACGAATCTAAGATTACCGTTACCCCAACAGCCGATATGGCGTTGACTGTAAGCAACACTTGGATTGGAAACGAAAATTTGGCGCTTAATAGCAAAGTGGATAGCAACTGTTCTTGGACTGTATCAACATGGGCTCCAGAATATTTGGTAGATGGTATATTAACATCGAATGGAGAACATAGTGGATTTACTTCTGGCCAGACCTCTACTGATATGGTAGACTATTGGATTGAATTGGATTTAGGTGCTGATGTTGAGATGAACCGTATCCATCTGTACCCACGTAGCGATGTAAAATCCAATTCTGGTGGAACGCCATCCTTCCCAAGAGATTTCAGTATCCAGATCAAAGCGGATGGCGCATCCGAATACACTACGGTTGCAGAATATACTGATTATCAGGCTCCACAAGGAAAACCCGCTGTATTTGAGTTTGACCTGACCAATGCCCGTTACATTCGTTTGCGTGTAACACGGTTAGGCGACCCACCTGCCGGAGAAACAAACTACCTGCAATTGGCAGAAATGGGTGTTTATCATACAACCGCAACATCTGTGGATAAAACGGCCTTGGAAAACCTGTACAATAGCCTGAAAGATACGGATTTAAGCCAGTATAAAGATGGCAGCGCAAAAGATACTTTTAAAGCGGAACTGGAAAAAGCAGCTACATTGTTGGGAAGTGATACCGCTACCCAAGATGAAATCAACAACGCTGTAACCAGCTTGCAGGCAGCATTTGACGCATTGGAGAAAAAACCAGTGGATAAGCATATCCTGCAATATGTTATTGAACAGGCAATTGCGAAGAAGGACACAGATGAATACAAAAATGTAATTCCAGCAGTAAAAGAAAGCTATGATAAGGCACTGGAAGAAGCACAGGCAGTGTATAATGATCCAAACGCAAGTCAGGAAGAAGTAAACCAGGCATATGCGGAAATGATCAAACAAATCCAAAACCTGAACAAACAAGCAGGGGATAAAACAGAACTGCAAGCGTTATACGATCAGGTAAAAGATACGGATCTGGATCAATACCTAGATGGGGAAACAAAAGAGAACTTTAAGACAGCGCTGGAAGCAGCAAAAGATGTCTTGGATGACGAAAACGCATTGGTAAAAGATGTGGAAACAGCGTATAACAACCTGAAAGCATCCTATGAAGCACTGGAGAAAAAACCAATAGGAGAAGTGGATAAAACCATCCTAGAAAAGGTAATTGCAGAAGCAAACCGTCTGAAAGGGACAGATGAATACAAAAATGCGATTCCATCAGTGCAACAGAGCTTTGACAAAGCATTGGAAGAAGCACAGAATGTATATGATAACCCATCTGCAACCCAGGAAGAAGTAAACACTGCATGGCAAACCTTGCTGAAAGAAATCCATAAGCTAGGATTCCAAAAAGGTGACAAGACAGCTTTACAGGAACTGTATAACCAGGTAAAAGACACCGACTTGAGCCAGTACCGTGATGGAGCAGCGAAAGAGAACTTCAAAACAGCATTGGCAAATGCGGAAACGGTATTGGCAGATGAAGAAGCAATGCAGAAGGAAATTGACAAAGCATACAATGACCTGAAAGCAGCCTATGAAGCATTGGAAAAACTGGCAGACAAGAGCCAGTTAAAAGAACTGCTAGACGAATGTGCAGGATACCAAAAAGAAGAATACACCCCAGCAACATGGGAAGTATTTGCAGGGATTCAAGAAAAAGCACAGGAAGTCTATGAGAATGCCAATGCGAGCCAGGAAGAAATAAACGCAGCGATCGATGAACTGTTAAGCGGAATGTTGCAACTGCGATTCAAAGCGGACAAATCAATTTTGGAAACTGTAATAAAGGTAGCAGGAGAAATTGATGGAAGCAGCTACACAGCAGAAAGCTATGGAATACTGCAAGCAGCAGTAGCAGAAGCAAACGAAGTGATGGCAGATGAAAACGCAAGCCAAGAGGAAGTAGATGCAGCGGCAACAAAAGTACAAGAAGCAATGAAAGGGTTGGTAACAGTAGAAACACCAGCCGAAAATAATCATGCAGACGGTACACAAACAGGGCAAGAATCTACCATACCAAAAGCAAACGCAGCAAAAACAGGAGATTTTGCTCCAATTGCAGGACTTTTGATTTTGGCAATGGCAACAGGTAGTGTAATTGCAGCTAAGAAAAGAAAATAA
- a CDS encoding LapB repeat-containing protein: protein MKKLFVGALSVVLSTAMVAPTCFAVAQNKEEDIATAVSHYNQASYTRALEAAQQTTSTEQAVQAAMVQLGTKADADTTKPSVNYDKIQYSQTMEMVTENITPEKAVELFTDPSYVTDDSGSATIMCDKWVMENGADGLAAFDATVAGKYKLRFYAVDAAGNRSNSFDIYVSVGDTTTPTVNYDKIAYSQTLELTQEEITPEKTVELFTDPSYVTDNDKNMKIVCDKWVMDNGADGFAAFDPTTAGTYKLRFYAVDTAGHESGRFDIYVTVQDTTKPTINYKNIQYTQTLELTQDEITPEKAAELFTDPSYATDNDTNIKFVCDKWIMENGAGGHPAFDPSTVGTYTLRFWAVDTAGNQSARFDITVKVQDTTAPTLDQDKIDFEQTMTVTKEEITPEKAVELFTDPSCASDLSGNVTIVCDEDVMNNGANGLPAFNPSKSGTYVLRFYAVDGSGNRSESFDITIHVVDTYNLNLLVEVAKSYDLDQYQDAGKPEFIDALAKAEETLANIEDLSQEELDVVADNLLTAMLNLRLKP from the coding sequence ATGAAAAAATTATTTGTTGGCGCATTGTCCGTTGTGTTGTCAACCGCAATGGTAGCACCTACCTGTTTCGCAGTAGCACAAAATAAAGAAGAGGATATCGCAACAGCGGTTTCTCACTACAACCAGGCTTCCTACACCAGGGCTTTGGAAGCAGCACAACAAACTACTTCTACCGAACAGGCTGTACAGGCGGCTATGGTTCAATTGGGCACAAAAGCGGATGCGGATACAACAAAACCATCTGTCAATTATGATAAAATCCAATATTCTCAAACAATGGAGATGGTAACAGAAAATATCACCCCAGAAAAAGCAGTGGAACTGTTTACCGACCCAAGCTATGTTACTGATGATTCTGGCAGCGCAACGATTATGTGCGATAAATGGGTGATGGAAAACGGTGCCGATGGACTGGCTGCTTTTGACGCAACCGTTGCAGGTAAATATAAATTAAGATTTTATGCTGTAGACGCTGCTGGAAACCGCAGTAATAGTTTTGACATTTATGTCAGTGTAGGCGATACTACTACCCCAACTGTAAATTATGATAAAATCGCTTATTCTCAAACATTAGAACTAACTCAGGAAGAAATTACCCCAGAAAAAACAGTGGAACTCTTTACGGATCCAAGCTATGTTACGGACAATGATAAAAATATGAAAATTGTCTGCGATAAATGGGTAATGGATAACGGTGCGGATGGCTTTGCTGCCTTCGATCCAACGACTGCTGGCACCTATAAACTGAGATTTTATGCTGTTGATACTGCTGGCCATGAAAGTGGACGTTTTGATATTTATGTAACAGTACAGGATACTACAAAACCAACCATCAACTATAAAAATATCCAGTATACCCAAACTCTGGAACTGACCCAAGACGAAATTACTCCAGAAAAAGCAGCAGAACTATTTACTGACCCAAGCTATGCAACCGATAATGATACAAACATAAAATTTGTCTGCGATAAATGGATTATGGAAAATGGCGCAGGCGGACATCCTGCATTTGACCCATCTACCGTTGGTACCTACACCCTGCGGTTCTGGGCAGTGGATACCGCTGGCAACCAAAGCGCACGTTTTGACATTACAGTAAAAGTACAGGATACCACCGCTCCAACATTGGATCAAGATAAAATTGATTTTGAACAGACCATGACTGTTACAAAGGAAGAGATCACTCCAGAAAAAGCAGTGGAACTGTTCACTGACCCAAGTTGTGCTTCCGATCTTTCCGGCAATGTGACTATTGTCTGCGACGAAGATGTTATGAACAACGGTGCCAATGGCCTTCCAGCATTCAACCCAAGCAAATCTGGTACCTATGTACTGCGCTTCTACGCTGTAGATGGTTCTGGCAACCGGAGCGAAAGCTTTGACATTACCATTCATGTGGTAGATACCTACAACTTAAACTTGTTGGTAGAAGTAGCAAAAAGCTATGATTTAGATCAATACCAAGATGCAGGAAAACCTGAATTTATCGACGCGTTAGCAAAAGCGGAAGAAACATTGGCAAACATCGAAGACCTTTCTCAGGAAGAATTGGATGTAGTTGCAGATAACCTCTTAACAGCTATGTTAAACTTAAGATTAAAACCATAA
- the tsf gene encoding translation elongation factor Ts, which produces MASFTAKDVQALRQRTGVGMMDCKKALTEANGDTEKAIELLREKGLAAAAKKAGRIAAEGLVVSVIDPDKKVGAVVEVNAETDFVAKNKEFVAFVDAVAKTVLESNPADVEALNTTKLAGSDETVEEALREKILTIGENIKIRRFARLEGDLVSYVHGEGKIGVMVKFDTDVADKEGFAAYGKDVAMQIAAAAPQYLNKENVPAENLEKEKEILTVQAMNEGKPANIAEKMVAGRINKFYKEVCLVEQPFVKDSDMSVAQYTEKTAKELGGSIKIVDFVRFEKGEGIEKRNDNFADEVAGMIK; this is translated from the coding sequence ATGGCATCCTTTACTGCAAAAGATGTGCAGGCACTGCGTCAAAGAACCGGTGTAGGCATGATGGATTGTAAAAAAGCATTGACAGAAGCAAACGGCGATACCGAAAAAGCAATTGAACTGCTGCGTGAAAAAGGTTTGGCTGCTGCTGCAAAAAAAGCTGGCAGAATCGCTGCAGAAGGCTTAGTTGTTTCTGTAATTGACCCAGATAAAAAAGTTGGCGCTGTTGTAGAAGTAAACGCAGAAACCGACTTTGTTGCGAAAAACAAAGAATTTGTTGCTTTTGTTGACGCTGTTGCAAAAACCGTTTTGGAAAGCAATCCAGCAGATGTAGAAGCTTTAAATACAACAAAATTGGCTGGTTCTGATGAAACAGTAGAAGAAGCTTTAAGAGAAAAAATCTTAACCATCGGCGAAAACATCAAAATCCGTCGTTTTGCTCGTCTGGAAGGCGATTTGGTTTCCTATGTTCACGGCGAAGGCAAAATTGGTGTTATGGTTAAATTTGATACCGATGTTGCTGACAAAGAAGGCTTTGCTGCTTACGGAAAAGACGTTGCAATGCAGATTGCAGCAGCTGCTCCACAATACCTGAACAAAGAAAACGTTCCAGCAGAAAACCTGGAAAAAGAAAAAGAAATCCTGACTGTTCAAGCAATGAACGAAGGCAAACCAGCGAATATTGCGGAAAAAATGGTTGCTGGTAGAATCAACAAATTCTACAAAGAAGTTTGCTTGGTAGAACAGCCATTCGTAAAAGATAGTGATATGTCCGTTGCTCAGTACACAGAAAAAACTGCAAAAGAACTGGGCGGCAGCATTAAAATTGTTGACTTTGTCCGCTTTGAAAAAGGCGAAGGCATCGAAAAACGTAACGACAACTTTGCTGACGAAGTTGCTGGTATGATTAAATAA